In Deltaproteobacteria bacterium, the following proteins share a genomic window:
- the murD gene encoding UDP-N-acetylmuramoyl-L-alanine--D-glutamate ligase, with the protein MELNGRKVLVVGVGKTGIATVKFLLKKGAKVSVSDNSPIEKIREQAEMLGSRGVRLEAGRHIRETFLSAETIVLSPGVSFNIPPVRDALEEGIEVISEVELASRFIDKPVIAVTGSNGKTTTSTLISHILEKNGKKVFLGANIGTPLIEIARDYERYDILVLELSSFQLQGIKTFRPDVAVILNISPNHLDHHATFDEYVESKMKIFSNQSVSDWCIYKADDEVINKYLPRIKSRKIPFGDSRDENGISYDGCSINYGSESYDMRGVKLIGYHNIENIMAAIAATRVFGCDPEVLREAVIEFSPLAHRNEFLGVIRGAQFYNDSKSTSPGATLRALESLPAPIILIAGGKDKGVSFDPLRDVIMKKVKCMVLMGESRFRMQKELGSAVNTVLADTLDDAVDKTLENLDPGDTVLFSPACSSFDMFQSYQDRGRRYKEIVRNI; encoded by the coding sequence ATGGAACTTAACGGAAGAAAGGTGCTTGTCGTGGGAGTCGGTAAGACCGGTATCGCGACTGTTAAATTTCTCCTGAAAAAGGGGGCGAAAGTGTCTGTGAGCGACAATTCGCCTATTGAAAAAATAAGGGAACAGGCCGAGATGCTCGGTTCCCGGGGAGTCAGGCTCGAGGCCGGAAGGCACATCAGGGAAACATTTCTATCCGCCGAGACCATCGTTCTGAGCCCCGGTGTGTCGTTTAATATACCTCCCGTCCGGGATGCGCTGGAGGAAGGCATAGAGGTAATCAGCGAAGTCGAGCTCGCGTCGAGATTCATCGACAAGCCCGTAATCGCCGTTACAGGTTCGAACGGAAAAACCACTACCTCGACATTGATTTCGCACATCCTCGAAAAAAACGGTAAAAAGGTGTTCTTAGGCGCCAACATAGGCACGCCGCTTATTGAGATCGCCCGGGATTATGAGCGTTACGACATACTAGTGCTTGAATTAAGCAGTTTTCAGCTCCAGGGCATAAAAACCTTCCGTCCCGATGTAGCCGTAATTCTCAACATCTCCCCCAATCACCTGGATCATCACGCGACGTTTGATGAATATGTTGAATCCAAGATGAAGATTTTTTCCAACCAGTCCGTGAGCGACTGGTGTATTTACAAGGCCGACGATGAGGTGATAAATAAATATCTGCCCCGGATAAAATCAAGAAAAATCCCGTTCGGCGATAGTCGGGACGAAAACGGTATTTCATATGACGGGTGCAGTATAAATTACGGCAGCGAGTCGTACGATATGCGGGGAGTCAAGCTGATCGGTTACCACAATATTGAAAACATAATGGCCGCTATCGCGGCGACAAGGGTCTTCGGATGCGACCCTGAAGTTCTGAGAGAAGCCGTTATTGAGTTCAGTCCCCTAGCCCACAGAAACGAGTTTCTCGGAGTGATAAGAGGAGCGCAGTTCTATAACGATTCCAAATCGACGAGTCCGGGGGCCACGCTTCGGGCGCTTGAGAGCCTTCCCGCTCCGATAATTCTTATCGCAGGCGGCAAGGATAAGGGCGTAAGCTTCGATCCGCTCAGGGACGTGATAATGAAAAAAGTAAAGTGCATGGTGCTGATGGGGGAGTCCAGATTCAGAATGCAAAAGGAGCTCGGGTCAGCGGTCAATACGGTTTTAGCGGATACCCTTGATGACGCCGTGGATAAAACGCTCGAGAACCTCGACCCCGGCGACACGGTTTTATTTTCACCGGCATGTTCAAGCTTCGATATGTTTCAGTCGTATCAAGACAGAGGAAGGAGATACAAGGAAATTGTTCGAAATATTTAG
- the mraY gene encoding phospho-N-acetylmuramoyl-pentapeptide-transferase → MFHLLYLLKGDFILFNVFRYITFRSFGAGVTAFLISIVLGGLFIKFLTKRQFRESIRDDGPETHKSKAGTPTMGGVFIVIAIGFSSLLWVNLTSEIIWIVLLFTFSYALIGFLDDWLKFTRGKGMKARVKFTLQLVFGLLFVLVLMSDVSVFSMAANAGRFSDYSFTSVVFPFFKKAVINLGWFYLPFAIMVVAGASNGVNLTDGLDGLAIGSIVVAAATYIVFAYLSGHVEFSRYLQIPYIPEGGELAVFLAAVGGACLGFLWFNSHPAQVFMGDVGSLALGAAIGSVALIIKQEILLIIVGGLFVMEALSVIIQVGSFKLTGRRVFKMAPLHHHFELCGWPESKVVIRFWIISLVLSLFALSTLKLR, encoded by the coding sequence ATGTTTCATCTTCTCTATCTACTTAAGGGTGATTTTATACTTTTTAATGTCTTCAGGTACATAACGTTTCGCTCGTTCGGAGCCGGCGTTACTGCATTCCTGATCAGTATTGTTCTCGGAGGGCTTTTTATTAAGTTCCTCACAAAAAGACAGTTCAGGGAGAGTATACGCGACGACGGTCCTGAAACCCATAAATCCAAAGCAGGCACACCCACTATGGGAGGGGTTTTTATCGTTATAGCGATAGGGTTCTCTTCGCTGCTCTGGGTAAACCTCACGAGCGAAATTATCTGGATTGTACTCCTCTTTACCTTTAGCTACGCCCTCATCGGGTTTCTCGATGACTGGTTAAAATTTACAAGGGGAAAGGGTATGAAGGCGCGCGTTAAATTCACGCTTCAATTGGTCTTCGGATTATTATTCGTTCTGGTTCTTATGAGCGATGTGAGCGTATTTAGCATGGCTGCAAACGCAGGCCGGTTTTCTGATTATTCCTTTACGTCCGTCGTTTTCCCTTTTTTCAAAAAGGCCGTGATTAATCTCGGCTGGTTCTATCTCCCCTTCGCTATTATGGTCGTAGCGGGGGCTTCAAACGGCGTTAACCTCACGGACGGACTGGACGGGCTTGCTATAGGCTCTATCGTTGTAGCGGCGGCGACTTATATTGTATTCGCCTATCTTTCCGGTCACGTCGAGTTCTCAAGGTATCTTCAGATACCATACATCCCCGAGGGGGGAGAGCTTGCCGTATTTCTGGCCGCGGTCGGGGGAGCCTGTCTGGGGTTCCTCTGGTTCAATTCCCATCCGGCCCAGGTATTTATGGGAGACGTGGGGTCGCTCGCCTTAGGCGCCGCTATAGGCTCTGTCGCGCTTATAATAAAGCAGGAAATCCTGTTAATAATCGTAGGCGGTCTCTTCGTCATGGAGGCTCTGTCGGTGATTATACAGGTCGGGTCGTTTAAGCTCACCGGCAGGAGGGTTTTCAAGATGGCTCCTCTCCATCATCATTTTGAGCTCTGCGGCTGGCCTGAGTCCAAAGTGGTCATAAGGTTCTGGATCATTTCTCTCGTTCTTTCTTTGTTCGCTCTTTCGACACTCAAATTGAGATAG
- the murF gene encoding UDP-N-acetylmuramoyl-tripeptide--D-alanyl-D-alanine ligase, producing MLELDFVLDSMNGKIVSGLGKGNFSGVSTDSRKVRGGEIFFALRGDNFDGHEFVDEALGKGAGAAVIETGGHQRANGKLLIGVPSTLRALGDLASSWRKGFPDLKLAAITGSNGKTTTKEMVWSIVSQKHPTLKNTGNFNNLIGLPLTLLGLNESFRAAVVELGMNDFGEIRRLAEIADPDVGAITNIGRAHLEKLGGIDGVARAKGELVESFEGGRTFVVNADDPRIAQIAENTKCDKITYGLKSPGTMLSARKIEQNEFSGIGFLMCIEGTEFPVELTGIGIHNVMNALCASGIALSLGCGKEEIKSGLETFTPEHMRLEVVESPRGFRIINDTYNANPESMRSAIDELVKLKGGGRAIAVLGDMLELGAASGKEHAGLGEYLSALGVDYVVACGKFGSSILNGAGNAVEGSLAATHGEAADIVKAIAKPGDLVLIKGSRGSRMEEVTKILVEGIS from the coding sequence ATGCTCGAACTTGATTTCGTACTTGATTCAATGAATGGAAAGATCGTTTCCGGCCTCGGGAAGGGTAATTTCTCAGGCGTCAGCACCGATTCGAGGAAGGTGCGAGGAGGGGAGATCTTTTTCGCCCTCAGGGGCGATAATTTTGACGGTCATGAATTCGTGGACGAGGCTCTCGGTAAGGGGGCAGGTGCTGCGGTGATCGAGACGGGGGGGCATCAACGCGCAAACGGCAAACTTTTAATCGGCGTGCCTTCTACTCTGAGAGCTCTCGGGGACCTGGCTTCGAGCTGGAGAAAGGGTTTTCCCGATCTTAAGCTTGCGGCGATTACCGGGTCTAACGGAAAGACCACCACGAAGGAGATGGTGTGGAGCATAGTTTCACAGAAGCATCCGACACTTAAAAATACAGGCAATTTTAATAACCTCATCGGACTGCCGCTCACGCTCCTGGGTCTTAATGAAAGTTTCAGGGCCGCTGTGGTCGAGCTCGGAATGAACGATTTCGGAGAAATTAGAAGGCTAGCCGAGATAGCGGATCCAGATGTGGGAGCTATTACGAACATAGGCAGGGCGCATCTTGAAAAACTGGGCGGAATAGACGGGGTAGCAAGAGCAAAGGGCGAGCTTGTGGAAAGCTTTGAGGGGGGCAGGACGTTTGTCGTAAACGCGGATGATCCGAGGATTGCCCAAATCGCCGAGAATACGAAATGCGACAAGATCACTTACGGACTAAAATCGCCTGGCACAATGTTGTCGGCAAGAAAAATCGAGCAGAATGAATTTTCCGGTATCGGGTTCCTGATGTGCATAGAAGGAACGGAGTTCCCGGTCGAACTGACGGGGATCGGTATACATAACGTTATGAACGCCCTTTGCGCGTCCGGTATAGCCTTGTCCCTTGGCTGCGGCAAAGAGGAGATTAAGTCCGGGCTTGAGACGTTTACACCCGAGCACATGAGGCTTGAGGTCGTGGAGAGCCCAAGGGGTTTCAGGATTATTAACGACACGTACAACGCGAATCCCGAATCCATGCGGAGCGCCATAGACGAGCTCGTTAAGTTAAAGGGGGGCGGGAGAGCGATAGCGGTCCTGGGTGATATGCTTGAGCTCGGAGCTGCGAGCGGGAAAGAGCACGCGGGACTGGGAGAATATTTGTCCGCTTTGGGCGTTGACTACGTTGTAGCCTGTGGAAAATTCGGGAGCTCGATTCTGAACGGGGCCGGGAATGCCGTAGAAGGTTCCCTGGCCGCGACCCACGGAGAAGCCGCCGATATAGTGAAAGCCATCGCAAAACCCGGGGATCTCGTACTAATTAAAGGTTCCCGCGGCTCAAGAATGGAAGAAGTTACAAAGATTTTAGTTGAGGGAATATCGTAA
- a CDS encoding UDP-N-acetylmuramoyl-L-alanyl-D-glutamate--2,6-diaminopimelate ligase — translation MILSDIIKGLKIKNLHGHDSLEISGISFDSQQIRDSYLFVALRGEKTDGHEYVESAVEQGAKAVILEEHPQKDFPGVSIIEVPDSREALAGVSANFYRHPTKELCLVGITGTNGKTTVTYLLESIWKEENKNPGIIGTIDYRFGGKKFKASMTTPESLDLMRMLREMRDSGTDNVAMEVSSHAIDKERVLECHFDAAVFTNLTQDHLDYHGTIEDYLNVKKRLFTELLYKSEKKHTFSIINLDDPAGAEIAKDAPGELITYSLKDVNASVYVEESRITDCGIYARVKTPYGNLEINSKLFGEHNLANILAALSSALFTGSSVEAVEAAVSGFTAVPGRLERVENPLGIRILVDYAHTPDALNNVLLAVKPLTRGRIILVFGCGGDRDRTKRPKMGIIGRERSDVLIVTSDNPRTESPEAIIDEIEHGVFQVKADGRPYYRVADRKEAIRRAIGVAEKNDTVLIAGKGHEDYQIIGAKKYPFDDREVAREAVREIKN, via the coding sequence ATGATACTCAGCGATATTATAAAAGGACTAAAGATAAAAAACCTACATGGACATGACAGCTTAGAAATTTCAGGAATTTCGTTCGACTCTCAACAGATTAGAGACTCTTATCTCTTTGTGGCCTTAAGAGGAGAGAAAACAGACGGCCATGAATACGTCGAGTCCGCCGTAGAGCAGGGTGCAAAGGCGGTAATTTTAGAAGAACATCCGCAAAAAGATTTTCCGGGTGTTTCAATTATTGAAGTGCCTGATTCGAGAGAAGCGCTTGCGGGCGTCTCGGCCAATTTCTACCGACACCCGACCAAAGAGCTTTGTCTCGTGGGGATTACAGGCACAAACGGGAAGACTACGGTAACGTATCTTCTCGAATCGATATGGAAAGAAGAAAACAAGAACCCGGGTATTATCGGGACTATAGATTACAGGTTCGGCGGTAAAAAATTTAAAGCCTCTATGACAACTCCCGAATCACTTGATTTAATGAGAATGTTAAGGGAAATGAGGGACTCGGGCACGGACAATGTAGCTATGGAAGTGTCATCTCATGCAATCGATAAAGAGAGAGTACTCGAATGTCATTTCGACGCGGCGGTGTTCACAAATCTCACTCAGGATCACCTCGATTACCACGGAACGATAGAAGATTACCTGAACGTCAAAAAGAGGCTCTTTACGGAGCTTTTGTATAAAAGTGAAAAGAAACATACGTTCTCTATAATAAATTTAGACGACCCTGCGGGGGCCGAAATAGCAAAAGATGCTCCCGGTGAGCTCATCACTTACTCCCTCAAGGACGTAAATGCTTCGGTATACGTTGAGGAGAGCAGAATCACCGATTGTGGTATATACGCGCGTGTCAAAACGCCTTACGGCAACTTAGAGATTAATTCGAAATTATTCGGCGAGCATAATCTTGCCAATATTCTGGCTGCCCTTTCTTCTGCCCTTTTCACGGGATCATCCGTTGAAGCCGTAGAGGCGGCTGTATCCGGATTCACGGCGGTTCCGGGAAGACTGGAGAGGGTCGAGAACCCACTGGGAATCCGGATACTGGTCGATTATGCCCATACGCCGGACGCGCTCAATAATGTGCTCCTTGCTGTAAAACCCCTCACACGCGGTAGAATAATCCTCGTGTTCGGATGCGGCGGGGACAGGGACAGGACCAAGAGGCCCAAAATGGGGATTATCGGCAGAGAGCGCTCGGACGTGCTGATCGTTACCTCGGACAATCCCCGGACCGAATCTCCCGAGGCCATTATAGATGAGATAGAGCACGGTGTCTTCCAGGTCAAAGCCGACGGCAGGCCCTATTACAGGGTTGCCGACAGAAAAGAGGCGATAAGGCGGGCCATAGGAGTGGCGGAAAAAAACGACACGGTGCTTATTGCTGGCAAGGGGCATGAGGATTATCAGATAATCGGCGCGAAAAAATACCCGTTTGATGACAGGGAGGTTGCTCGGGAGGCGGTAAGAGAAATTAAGAATTAA
- a CDS encoding penicillin-binding transpeptidase domain-containing protein → MKPKRGKKRISLGRDLDRPKWKMSVIGAFVLVLFALVCFKAFELQVIDRDRAFKVARKQHHGSSTLLPRRGKILDRNMKELAVNVEIKSVFVNPYNIKNPEEFSKALSGKLEIPEKKLLKRASSKSSFVWLKRLVDPAVTSELESMDIEGLGYIEEPKRVYPNGPLMGQVLGFTNIDSTGIEGLEYRYDSLLIGKPGKIILKRDAYGRRIINNPDIVESFGEEKTSGHSIVLTIDSQIQHIVERELKDGIEKMSGEKGMAILMDPESGEVLAMASYPFLDPNNYGEYPQENRRNLPIWYTYEPGSTMKVFLVASAIQDKKASPESQFFCENGRRKVGARVIRDVKPYGTLTLADIVRVSSNIGASKVGELLGKETYYQYLKKFGFGEKSGIDLPGESSGKLLSPKKWGKIELATISFGQGVSVTSLQLVSALSAIANGGYLMKPHIVKRIISSDGTVIREKKPEVVNRVLSYDTSVKMTRILERVVEEGTGKKAAIPGFTVGGKTGTAQIPDPVNGGYYNDRFIASFIGFAPTDDPKIVLAVVVEAPKKMTHGGSVAAPIFRQVAEKVLFHLGASPNKEMVGTRIMPDLSGKSVRDILKWSEEEGIKVEVKGSGYVTGQQPPPGDTIKEGMVCSIELKQNI, encoded by the coding sequence ATGAAACCCAAGAGAGGCAAAAAAAGGATTTCCCTGGGCAGAGACCTCGATAGGCCGAAATGGAAGATGTCGGTAATCGGGGCTTTTGTCCTCGTACTCTTTGCCCTGGTATGCTTCAAAGCCTTTGAGCTTCAGGTGATCGACCGCGACCGCGCGTTCAAGGTTGCCAGAAAACAGCACCACGGGAGCTCGACGCTTCTTCCCCGCCGGGGTAAAATCCTCGACAGAAATATGAAGGAACTGGCCGTAAACGTCGAGATAAAGTCGGTCTTCGTGAATCCCTACAATATAAAAAATCCTGAAGAATTTTCCAAAGCCTTGTCCGGAAAACTGGAAATACCGGAAAAGAAATTATTGAAGCGGGCGTCTTCGAAGAGCTCGTTTGTCTGGCTCAAAAGACTGGTCGATCCCGCGGTAACTTCCGAGCTCGAGTCCATGGATATCGAAGGCCTGGGATATATAGAGGAGCCGAAGAGGGTTTATCCGAACGGTCCTCTCATGGGACAGGTACTAGGGTTTACCAATATAGACTCTACGGGTATAGAGGGACTTGAATACCGTTACGACAGCCTATTAATAGGGAAGCCGGGGAAGATAATTCTCAAGAGGGATGCTTACGGGCGAAGAATTATTAATAACCCCGATATTGTGGAGTCTTTCGGCGAGGAAAAGACATCCGGTCACAGTATTGTGCTTACTATAGACTCGCAGATACAGCACATAGTGGAAAGGGAGCTCAAGGACGGCATTGAGAAAATGAGCGGCGAGAAAGGCATGGCGATTCTCATGGATCCTGAATCCGGAGAAGTGCTTGCTATGGCCTCCTACCCCTTTTTAGACCCGAATAATTACGGAGAGTACCCCCAGGAAAACAGGAGAAACCTTCCCATCTGGTACACCTACGAGCCGGGCTCAACGATGAAGGTGTTCCTTGTCGCAAGCGCTATTCAGGATAAAAAAGCGAGTCCCGAATCTCAATTCTTCTGCGAAAACGGCAGGAGAAAGGTGGGGGCCAGGGTTATCAGGGACGTAAAACCCTACGGGACCCTTACACTGGCGGATATCGTCAGGGTTTCGAGTAATATCGGGGCTTCAAAAGTAGGCGAGTTGCTTGGAAAAGAGACATATTATCAATATTTAAAAAAATTCGGTTTCGGCGAAAAAAGCGGGATCGACCTTCCGGGGGAATCGAGCGGCAAGCTGTTGAGCCCCAAAAAATGGGGAAAGATAGAGCTTGCTACCATATCATTCGGCCAGGGGGTTTCGGTAACCTCGCTTCAGCTCGTATCCGCCCTCTCCGCGATAGCCAACGGCGGGTATCTCATGAAGCCCCATATAGTAAAGAGAATTATAAGTTCCGACGGAACGGTGATTCGTGAAAAGAAGCCTGAGGTTGTCAACAGGGTTTTATCCTACGACACCTCAGTTAAAATGACCCGCATACTGGAGCGTGTGGTCGAAGAGGGCACAGGTAAAAAGGCCGCAATACCCGGATTTACCGTCGGGGGAAAAACCGGTACGGCACAGATACCCGACCCCGTAAACGGGGGATACTACAATGACCGCTTTATTGCGTCGTTTATCGGATTCGCTCCTACCGACGATCCCAAAATAGTGCTTGCGGTAGTTGTCGAGGCCCCCAAGAAAATGACGCACGGCGGTTCGGTAGCGGCCCCTATATTCAGACAGGTTGCGGAGAAGGTCCTGTTCCATTTAGGCGCATCTCCTAACAAGGAAATGGTCGGGACAAGGATAATGCCGGATCTAAGCGGAAAGAGCGTGAGGGATATTCTTAAATGGTCGGAGGAGGAGGGTATCAAGGTAGAGGTCAAAGGCAGCGGCTACGTTACCGGACAACAGCCTCCGCCGGGTGATACGATCAAAGAAGGCATGGTTTGCTCTATAGAGCTTAAACAGAATATATGA